From a single Pongo pygmaeus isolate AG05252 chromosome 12, NHGRI_mPonPyg2-v2.0_pri, whole genome shotgun sequence genomic region:
- the SLC5A7 gene encoding high affinity choline transporter 1: MAFHVEGLIAIIVFYLLILLVGIWAAWRTKNSGSAEERSEAIIVGGRDIGLLVGGFTMTATWVGGGYINGTAEAVYVPGYGLAWAQAPIGYSLSLILGGLFFAKPMRSKGYVTMLDPFQQIYGKRMGGLLFIPALMGEMFWAAAIFSALGATISVIIDVDVHISVIISALIATLYTLVGGLYSVAYTDVVQLFCIFVGLWISVPFALSHPAVADIGFTAVHTKYQKPWLGTVDSSEVYSWLDSFLLLMLGGIPWQAYFQRVLSSSSATYAQVLSFLAAFGCLVMAVPAILIGAIGASTDWNQTAYGLPDPKTTEEADMILPIVLQYLCPVYISFFGLGAVSAAVMSSADSSILSASSMFARNIYQLSFRQNASDKEIVWVMRITVFVFGASATAMALLTKTVYGLWYLSSDLVYIVIFPQLLCVLFVKGTNTYGAVAGYVSGLFLRITGGEPYLYLQPLIFYPGYYPDDNGIYNQKFPFKTLAMVMSFLTNICISYLAKYLFESGTLPPKLDVFDAVVARHSEENMDKTILVKNENIKLDELALVKPRQSMTLSSTFTNKEAFLDVDSSPEGSGTEDNLQ; encoded by the exons ATGGCTTTCCATGTGGAAGGACTGATAGCTATCATCGTGTTCTACCTTCTAATTTTGCTGGTTGGAATATGGGCTGCCTGGAGAACCAAAAACAGTGGCAGCGCAGAAGAGCGCAGTGAAGCCATCATAGTTGGTGGCCGAGATATTGGTTTATTGGTTGGTGGATTTACCATGACAG cTACCTGGGTCGGAGGAGGGTATATCAATGGCACAGCTGAAGCAGTTTATGTACCAGGTTATGGCCTAGCTTGGGCTCAGGCACCAATTGGATATTCTCTTAGTCTGATTTTAG GTGGCCTGTTCTTTGCAAAACCTATGCGTTCAAAGGGGTATGTGACCATGTTAGACCCGTTTCAGCAAATCTATGGAAAACGCATGGGCGGACTCCTGTTTATCCCTGCACTGATGGGAGAAATGTTCTGGGCTGCAGCAATTTTCTCTGCTTTGG GAGCCACCATCAGCGTGATCATCGATGTGGATGTGCACATTTCTGTCATCATCTCTGCGCTCATTGCCACTCTGTACACACTGGTGGGAGGGCTCTATTCTGTGGCCTACACTGATGTCGTTCAgctcttttgcatttttgtgggGCTG TGGATCAGCGTCCCCTTTGCATTGTCACATCCTGCAGTTGCAGACATCGGGTTCACTGCTGTGCATACCAAATACCAAAAGCCGTGGCTGGGAACTGTTGACTCATCTGAAGTCTACTCTTGGCTTGATAGTTTTCTGTTGTTG ATGCTGGGTGGAATCCCATGGCAAGCGTACTTCCAGAGGGTTCTCTCTTCATCCTCAGCCACTTATGCTCAAGTGCTGTCCTTCCTGGCAGCTTTCGGGTGCCTGGTGATGGCTGTCCCAGCCATACTCATTGGGGCCATTGGAGCATCAACAG ACTGGAACCAGACTGCATATGGGCTTCCAGATCCCAAGACTACAGAAGAGGCAGACATGATTTTACCAATTGTTCTGCAGTATCTCTGCCCtgtgtatatttctttctttggtcTTGGTGCCGTTTCTGCTGCTGTTATGTCATCAGCAGATTCTTCCATCTTGTCAGCAAGTTCCATGTTTGCACGGAACATCTACCAGCTTTCCTTCAGACAAAAT GCTTCGGACAAAGAAATCGTTTGGGTTATGCGAATCACAGTGTTTGTGTTTGGAGCATCTGCAACAGCCATGGCCTTGCTGACGAAGACTGTGTATGGGCTCTGGTACCTCAGTTCTGACCTTGTTTACATCGTTATCTTCCCCCAGCTGCTTTGTGTACTCTTTGTTAAGGGAACCAACACCTATGGGGCCGTGGCAGGTTATGTTTCTGGCCTCTTCCTGAGAATAACTGGAGGGGAGCCATATCTGTATCTTCAGCCCTTGATCTTCTACCCTGGCTATTACCCTGAtgataatggtatatataatcagaaatttccatttaaaacacTTGCCATGGTTATGTCATTCTTAACCAACATTTGCATCTCCTATCTAGCCAAATATCTATTTGAAAGTGGAACCTTGCCACCTAAATTAGATGTATTTGATGCTGTTGTTGCAAGACACAGTGAAGAAAACATGGATAAGACAATTCttgtcaaaaatgaaaatattaaattagatGAACTTGCACTTGTGAAGCCACGACAGAGCATGACCCTCAGCTCAACTTTCACCAATAAAGAGGCCTTCCTTGATGTTGATTCCAGTCCAGAAGGGTCTGGGACTGAAGATAACTTACAGTGA